One Xenopus tropicalis strain Nigerian chromosome 8, UCB_Xtro_10.0, whole genome shotgun sequence genomic window carries:
- the LOC105946003 gene encoding coiled-coil domain-containing protein 77-like, with translation MSSSHTQKNRGDSTPLPPINERLAFLRPSRELLEYYRKKIAEFDEEHEDLVKQLEQYKATFEEQKLCPPTMESRGTSSCRIHHFTVEQGKGGVGPYCEPKGGVKSL, from the exons ATGAGCTCCAGCCACACCCAGAAGAACCGAGGGGACTCCACTCCGCTGCCTCCAATCAACGAGCGCCTGGCTTTCCTGCGGCCGTCCAGAGAGCTGTTAGAGTATTACCGCAAGAAGATCGCTGAGTTTGATGAGGAACACGAGGATCTGGTAAAGCAACTGGAGCAATACAAAGCTAcctttgaggagcag AAGCTGTGCCcccccactatggaaagcagaggaaccTCAAGctgcagaatccatcacttcacagtggaACAAGGAAAGGGAGGGGTTGGGCCAtattgtgagcctaaggggggggTAAAGTCCCTGTGA